A stretch of the Bacillus licheniformis DSM 13 = ATCC 14580 genome encodes the following:
- a CDS encoding LiaG family protein: MKKTVGKLLIIAGILILAGMMFNGREGFSFFGFDEESARTYHAQAEDIDKIDIDAKSITVNIQAENRDDIKAEISGKNVRLDSSEQGRTLQLSAHSKGFWPFFWKKNELIVKIPSEYKDDLSISSGSGNVKLSGGGLHLRNVALKSGSGSLKADDLQAEDLSVKGTSGSVRLENVQTAAADIRSTSGNTKLENVTGKLSIKQTSGNLRASFTEINDSLSIKQTSGNTKLSLPDDADISLEAESTSGNISHSYSFDQVANEKRTLTGKKGNGKNKIDISITSGNVSIE, encoded by the coding sequence ATGAAAAAAACGGTTGGAAAACTGCTGATCATCGCCGGCATTCTCATCCTTGCAGGCATGATGTTTAATGGGCGTGAAGGCTTTTCTTTCTTCGGCTTCGATGAAGAGTCAGCCCGCACATATCATGCACAGGCGGAAGACATCGATAAAATTGACATTGATGCAAAGAGTATAACAGTCAACATTCAAGCTGAAAACCGCGATGATATAAAAGCCGAGATTTCAGGAAAAAACGTCCGGCTTGATTCGTCCGAACAGGGGCGTACTCTTCAGCTTTCCGCTCATTCGAAAGGCTTTTGGCCGTTTTTCTGGAAGAAAAATGAGCTGATTGTCAAGATCCCTTCTGAATATAAAGATGATCTGTCGATTTCTTCTGGAAGCGGAAATGTCAAACTGTCCGGCGGCGGTCTGCATTTGCGAAATGTAGCCTTAAAGTCGGGAAGCGGCAGCCTCAAGGCCGATGACCTTCAGGCGGAAGACCTTTCTGTAAAAGGGACGTCAGGATCGGTCAGGCTGGAAAACGTTCAAACGGCAGCTGCTGATATCCGCTCCACATCCGGTAATACAAAACTTGAAAATGTCACCGGCAAACTCAGCATCAAACAGACTTCGGGCAATTTGCGCGCTTCCTTTACAGAGATCAACGATTCTCTGAGCATCAAACAGACATCCGGAAACACCAAGCTCAGCCTGCCCGATGATGCCGACATCAGTCTTGAAGCCGAGTCGACAAGCGGAAACATCAGTCATTCCTATTCATTTGACCAAGTCGCCAATGAGAAGCGGACGCTGACTGGAAAAAAAGGAAATGGAAAAAATAAAATCGACATCTCAATTACGAGCGGGAATGTCTCAATTGAGTAA
- the dapA gene encoding 4-hydroxy-tetrahydrodipicolinate synthase has protein sequence MKVEGIIPAILTPLTKEQAFHPGAAEKLVNRLIDSGVHGIFALGTNGEFHLFSQEEKLQIAETVVKAVNKRVPVFIGAGENSTEATISLFNQMADLGADVLSIITPYFVAPSQEELYQHFRTISENVALPVLLYNIPSRTGVSLEPETVERLAALPNIIGIKDSSGSFANIKAYLERTKEQSFSVLAGTDSLILDTLKAGGTGAVAATANVFPHTVVSIYESFKQGNIEESEHYQQQLQPLRDTFSLGSLPAPLKKAAELAGIDVGPPKRPIAELSGEPLLKVKKMLEGYGIEAKLAKEQ, from the coding sequence TTGAAAGTAGAGGGAATTATCCCTGCCATACTGACACCGCTTACAAAAGAACAGGCCTTTCATCCGGGCGCAGCCGAAAAGCTGGTGAATCGTCTAATTGATTCAGGCGTCCATGGCATTTTTGCTTTAGGGACAAATGGCGAATTTCATTTATTCTCGCAAGAGGAAAAGCTTCAAATTGCCGAAACAGTTGTAAAAGCGGTTAATAAACGAGTGCCTGTTTTCATCGGAGCAGGTGAAAACAGTACTGAGGCGACCATTTCTTTATTCAATCAAATGGCGGATCTTGGAGCGGATGTTCTTTCGATTATTACGCCATACTTTGTTGCACCTTCGCAGGAGGAATTGTATCAGCATTTCCGCACGATTTCCGAAAATGTCGCGCTTCCTGTCCTGCTCTACAACATTCCGTCGAGAACAGGCGTATCATTGGAGCCCGAAACAGTTGAAAGGCTGGCGGCATTGCCGAACATCATCGGCATTAAGGACAGCAGCGGAAGCTTCGCCAATATTAAGGCGTATCTTGAGCGTACAAAAGAACAGTCCTTTTCCGTTCTGGCAGGAACTGATTCGCTGATCTTAGACACATTGAAGGCGGGAGGGACAGGAGCTGTGGCTGCCACAGCCAATGTGTTTCCGCACACCGTTGTTTCAATCTATGAATCTTTTAAACAAGGAAACATTGAAGAGAGCGAGCACTATCAACAGCAGCTGCAGCCGCTCCGTGATACGTTTTCACTCGGTTCACTGCCGGCGCCGCTAAAAAAAGCAGCGGAGCTTGCCGGCATCGACGTCGGACCGCCTAAACGTCCGATTGCAGAACTGTCGGGAGAGCCGCTGCTAAAAGTGAAAAAGATGCTGGAAGGCTACGGAATTGAAGCAAAACTGGCAAAGGAGCAGTAA
- a CDS encoding FecCD family ABC transporter permease, with translation MLNIFTLTFLRNNRFAAYAFSLLFLSASVLMGISIGSLEIPIPSIMKVFLEEWFGIQGLNPDPTEANIIMKIRLPRVVLAALVGAGLAAAGAGFQGLLKNPLADPYTLGISSGAAVGAVVTLFFGIQLPVIGSFTLPFLSVAAAVIVIFLVLFFARLVHPSLTLSALILTGIIFSSFLGALISLMIALTGDDLKPIVHWLLGSVSMRGWGYVALFLPFFAAGAAALLISGRELNVMTYGEEKARLLGVNVKRSKYIVLLAGAILTGSAVAVSGTIGFVGLVIPHFIRLLSITDHRHLLPLSMLNGASFLVLSDLLSRTIIEPSELPIGIITALIGAPVFGFILIRRYRGGRVHD, from the coding sequence TTGCTGAACATATTTACCCTGACGTTTTTAAGAAATAACCGTTTTGCGGCATATGCCTTCAGCCTGCTGTTTTTGTCGGCATCCGTTCTTATGGGAATCTCTATCGGATCTTTGGAGATTCCCATTCCTTCTATTATGAAGGTTTTTTTGGAAGAATGGTTTGGCATTCAAGGGTTAAATCCCGATCCGACAGAGGCGAACATCATCATGAAAATCAGGCTCCCGAGGGTGGTTTTGGCCGCTCTTGTCGGCGCGGGTCTGGCTGCCGCGGGAGCCGGGTTTCAGGGGCTCTTGAAAAACCCGCTCGCGGATCCATATACGCTTGGCATTTCGTCTGGCGCGGCCGTCGGTGCCGTGGTCACGCTGTTTTTTGGGATTCAGCTGCCGGTGATCGGAAGTTTTACACTGCCGTTTTTAAGCGTTGCTGCGGCTGTTATCGTGATTTTTTTGGTTTTGTTTTTTGCGCGGCTCGTACACCCTTCGTTGACCCTGTCCGCTTTGATTTTAACAGGGATCATCTTCAGTTCGTTTTTGGGTGCGCTTATTTCTCTCATGATCGCTTTGACCGGCGATGATTTAAAACCGATCGTCCACTGGCTGCTCGGGAGCGTATCGATGAGGGGCTGGGGCTATGTCGCGTTGTTTCTGCCCTTTTTTGCTGCGGGCGCTGCCGCGCTTTTGATCAGCGGGAGGGAACTGAATGTGATGACTTATGGCGAGGAAAAAGCGAGGCTGCTCGGCGTGAATGTGAAGCGGAGTAAATATATCGTTCTGTTGGCGGGAGCTATTTTAACCGGCAGTGCGGTTGCTGTGTCTGGAACCATTGGTTTTGTCGGCCTCGTCATTCCGCATTTTATCCGGCTTCTGTCGATTACGGATCACCGTCATCTTCTGCCGCTCTCGATGCTGAACGGCGCTTCGTTCCTCGTGCTGTCAGATCTTTTGTCGAGAACCATTATCGAGCCGTCCGAGCTGCCGATCGGCATTATTACCGCATTGATAGGGGCACCTGTTTTCGGCTTTATATTAATTCGGCGCTACCGGGGAGGGCGAGTTCATGATTGA
- a CDS encoding protein liaI — protein sequence MNINGKSIIGFFLILFGVSLFFGGGHFGGLVTGAIGALLLFYSVKKWKEGRQFAAVLAAIFGIMFLGGSLPFLIGIAVAAAMVYFGWKMMKQDDKQDDILYSEKTEPSAASYDTGFDAEWEDFLKKNK from the coding sequence ATGAATATAAATGGGAAGTCCATCATCGGCTTTTTTCTAATCCTTTTTGGCGTCTCCCTGTTCTTCGGCGGAGGCCATTTCGGCGGATTGGTTACAGGTGCTATTGGAGCATTGCTTCTATTCTATTCCGTGAAAAAATGGAAGGAAGGACGCCAGTTTGCCGCGGTACTGGCCGCGATCTTCGGCATCATGTTTTTGGGAGGGTCATTGCCGTTTCTGATCGGCATCGCGGTTGCTGCAGCGATGGTTTATTTCGGATGGAAAATGATGAAGCAAGATGACAAACAGGATGACATCCTTTATTCAGAGAAAACGGAGCCTTCCGCAGCTTCATATGACACAGGCTTTGATGCAGAGTGGGAAGACTTTTTGAAAAAGAATAAATAA
- a CDS encoding ABC transporter ATP-binding protein codes for MIDVIRVSGGYGKTDVLQDISFAVKPGEFLGILGPNGSGKTTLLKMLSGTIAPRSGEVLLECRSVGEYKTKELARKMAVLPQKTEQAFSFTVEETVQFGRYAYQAGLFRQLTAEDHDIVKRVMKQTDTLRFAQKSIHELSGGEQQRVYLAQALAQEPEYLLLDEPTSFLDLSFQKSLLDLMKQETAASKLAVVGVFHDVNIASLYCDRLLLLKDGKAEVLDRPEAALSAGRIGRVYDTDITGLDHPQRSNPQFTIMAKNIPRKTEPLFLKERIEQYLPHGIAFLADRPLRLLSSERGFAWRRKLIFDSGNNSGWPHGSSAFEQETLFIQHDAELADCHIVSESGDLCIVGMKDTMGRLIMWVLVDGCLQDGQFVKAISAAAFAAAQHHVPCSDVLVAATQSGRSADQTAFLTQIQNKTAACVKALKD; via the coding sequence ATGATTGATGTCATCCGGGTGTCCGGCGGATATGGAAAAACGGATGTCTTACAGGATATCAGTTTTGCTGTAAAGCCGGGTGAATTTTTAGGAATTCTTGGTCCGAACGGCAGCGGAAAAACCACTTTGCTGAAAATGTTGTCGGGAACAATTGCCCCCCGAAGCGGCGAGGTGCTGCTTGAATGCCGTTCAGTCGGGGAGTACAAAACGAAGGAGCTCGCTCGCAAAATGGCGGTCCTTCCTCAAAAAACGGAGCAGGCCTTTTCCTTTACGGTGGAGGAAACGGTACAGTTTGGCCGCTACGCGTATCAAGCAGGCCTTTTTCGGCAGCTGACGGCGGAAGACCATGATATCGTGAAGAGGGTGATGAAGCAGACAGACACGCTTCGCTTCGCCCAAAAATCCATCCATGAGCTGAGCGGCGGAGAGCAGCAGCGGGTGTATTTAGCGCAGGCACTTGCCCAGGAACCCGAATATTTGCTGCTTGATGAACCGACGAGTTTTCTCGATTTGTCATTTCAAAAGAGTCTGCTTGATTTAATGAAACAAGAAACGGCTGCATCCAAACTCGCAGTGGTCGGGGTGTTTCATGATGTGAATATTGCGAGTTTATACTGTGACCGTCTGCTCCTATTAAAAGATGGAAAAGCAGAAGTTCTTGACCGCCCGGAAGCAGCTCTTTCTGCTGGGCGCATCGGACGAGTGTATGATACGGACATCACTGGACTGGACCATCCTCAGCGTTCAAATCCGCAGTTTACAATTATGGCGAAAAACATCCCGCGGAAAACCGAGCCCCTCTTTTTAAAAGAGCGAATTGAACAATATTTGCCGCACGGCATCGCATTTTTGGCAGACCGCCCGCTGCGGCTTCTGTCCTCAGAAAGGGGCTTTGCTTGGAGACGAAAACTTATTTTCGACAGCGGAAATAACTCTGGATGGCCGCATGGCTCGTCAGCTTTTGAACAGGAAACGCTGTTTATCCAACATGATGCTGAATTGGCTGACTGCCATATTGTGTCGGAAAGCGGTGATCTTTGCATCGTCGGTATGAAAGACACGATGGGGCGTTTGATCATGTGGGTGTTAGTTGACGGCTGTTTGCAGGATGGTCAATTTGTGAAGGCGATAAGCGCTGCGGCATTTGCCGCAGCCCAGCATCATGTTCCGTGTAGTGATGTCCTTGTAGCGGCCACTCAATCCGGCCGGTCAGCGGATCAAACCGCTTTTTTGACACAAATTCAAAATAAAACAGCCGCTTGTGTGAAAGCTTTAAAAGATTAA
- a CDS encoding ABC transporter substrate-binding protein, whose translation MKKFGLLLLSLLLAAGVLSGCGQAQKPADEQKQEKAAEAFPVTIKDASGQEVKIEKEPKKIVSLMPSNTEITYALGLGKKVVGVTDFDTYPKEVKNVEKIGGMEFNTEKIISLNPDLVLAHASSMQSAEEGLKQLKDAGITVVTVNDAASFEETYRSIEMIGKAAGAEDQAASLVKSMKSDLAGIKEKAAAISKADQKKVFVEVSPAPDIYTTGKGTFMNEMLEAIHAENAASAQKGWAKITEEAIVKLNPDAIVTTNGESAVSEIKKRSGWSGVKAVKNNEVYDVDPDLVTRPGPRLIKGVEELAEHIYPDVFKK comes from the coding sequence ATGAAGAAGTTTGGGCTTTTATTGCTGTCGCTGCTGTTGGCTGCCGGCGTCCTTAGCGGCTGCGGCCAAGCGCAAAAACCGGCAGACGAGCAAAAACAGGAGAAGGCGGCTGAAGCGTTTCCGGTCACCATAAAAGATGCCTCAGGACAAGAGGTCAAAATTGAAAAAGAACCGAAGAAAATCGTCTCTCTGATGCCGAGCAATACCGAAATTACATACGCCCTCGGCCTGGGGAAAAAAGTCGTCGGCGTGACGGATTTTGATACATATCCAAAAGAAGTGAAAAACGTTGAAAAAATCGGGGGCATGGAATTTAATACGGAAAAAATCATTTCGTTAAACCCCGACTTGGTCCTGGCCCACGCTTCCAGCATGCAGAGTGCCGAAGAAGGGCTGAAGCAGCTGAAAGATGCAGGAATTACGGTGGTGACTGTAAATGATGCGGCCTCTTTTGAAGAGACGTACCGGTCGATCGAAATGATCGGAAAGGCTGCAGGCGCAGAGGATCAAGCAGCGAGCCTGGTCAAGAGCATGAAATCTGACCTGGCTGGCATAAAAGAAAAAGCGGCAGCCATATCTAAAGCAGATCAAAAGAAAGTATTTGTCGAAGTGTCTCCGGCTCCGGACATTTATACGACCGGAAAAGGCACCTTTATGAATGAAATGCTTGAAGCGATCCATGCGGAAAATGCTGCTTCCGCGCAGAAAGGCTGGGCCAAGATAACGGAAGAAGCGATCGTCAAGCTGAATCCCGATGCGATCGTGACGACAAACGGCGAATCCGCTGTCAGCGAAATTAAAAAACGGAGCGGCTGGAGCGGTGTCAAAGCCGTCAAAAATAATGAAGTATACGACGTGGACCCTGACCTCGTGACCCGTCCGGGGCCGCGATTGATCAAAGGGGTCGAAGAGCTTGCTGAACATATTTACCCTGACGTTTTTAAGAAATAA
- a CDS encoding GntR family transcriptional regulator: MPIPKNYTPQVRLSAKEKAFHQLQRWIVDGTLEPGEKVTDVDLAEALGVSRTPVREALQLLESQGFVEMKPGKETKITLIHPDDALAVYPPLAHLQALAAELAAPLLTEEEIAELKKLAAQYETAFKEERNHDAAELDEQFHHLITEAAKNPYVLQFSAVLQLHVRRMKYVFFNRPAAPKMQSAAEHWKIIAAFEKNDPKLAAEVMKRNWLRPMEDIHKVLKGREQ; this comes from the coding sequence ATGCCGATACCGAAAAACTATACGCCTCAGGTCAGACTTTCAGCAAAGGAAAAAGCGTTTCACCAATTGCAGCGCTGGATTGTAGACGGAACCCTTGAACCCGGCGAAAAAGTCACGGATGTCGATCTGGCCGAAGCGCTCGGCGTCAGCCGCACACCGGTCAGAGAAGCGCTTCAGCTCCTTGAATCCCAAGGGTTTGTGGAAATGAAGCCGGGAAAAGAAACAAAGATCACGCTCATTCATCCCGATGATGCGCTGGCCGTCTATCCTCCGCTCGCACATCTCCAGGCTTTGGCGGCAGAACTGGCTGCGCCGCTTTTGACGGAAGAAGAGATCGCCGAGCTCAAAAAACTCGCTGCTCAATACGAAACCGCGTTTAAAGAGGAAAGGAACCACGATGCAGCTGAACTGGACGAACAGTTCCACCATTTGATTACAGAAGCGGCTAAAAACCCGTATGTTCTTCAGTTTTCTGCCGTTCTGCAGCTTCATGTCAGACGGATGAAGTATGTGTTTTTCAATCGGCCTGCTGCTCCGAAAATGCAGTCCGCCGCCGAGCATTGGAAAATCATCGCCGCTTTTGAAAAAAACGATCCGAAATTGGCGGCTGAAGTGATGAAAAGGAATTGGCTCCGTCCGATGGAAGATATTCATAAAGTTTTAAAAGGCAGGGAACAATAA
- a CDS encoding pectinesterase family protein: MVNREAAAIRLTVSKDGDGEFQTVQEAIDALPEYSREQKVIFIKKGVYKEVVHIPATKPFVKLIGENRYETVITYDNYAGKEKEGGGKYGTTGSSSVFIYADHVEAENLTFENSFDRTKVDTTDTQAVAVYAKGNRMTFKYVRFIGRQDTLFVNDGTQYFYQCYIEGDVDFIFGGARAVFEECQIHSADRGSATNNGYVTAASTHIAKPFGLLITNCRVTSDAADGTVYLGRPWHPGGDPDAIASVLYHRCDLGAHIKPEGWTDMSGFSAADARLYEYGNTGPGAISHEARRQLADHEAEKWTIENVLDGWNPKVES; the protein is encoded by the coding sequence GTGGTTAATCGGGAGGCAGCTGCTATACGGCTGACGGTTTCGAAGGATGGAGACGGCGAATTTCAAACCGTTCAAGAGGCGATCGATGCTTTGCCTGAGTACAGTCGGGAACAGAAAGTGATATTCATTAAAAAAGGAGTTTACAAAGAAGTCGTTCATATTCCGGCTACAAAGCCGTTTGTGAAGCTGATCGGCGAAAATCGTTACGAGACTGTGATTACGTATGACAACTATGCCGGAAAAGAAAAGGAAGGAGGAGGGAAATACGGCACGACCGGAAGTTCAAGCGTGTTTATTTATGCGGATCATGTTGAAGCCGAAAATTTGACGTTTGAAAACTCGTTCGACCGCACGAAAGTCGACACGACCGATACGCAAGCGGTGGCGGTTTATGCGAAAGGAAACAGGATGACGTTCAAATATGTCAGGTTTATAGGCAGACAAGATACACTGTTTGTCAATGACGGTACACAATATTTTTATCAATGCTATATAGAAGGCGATGTCGATTTCATTTTCGGAGGAGCAAGAGCTGTGTTTGAAGAGTGCCAGATCCATAGCGCTGACCGCGGGTCCGCTACAAACAACGGTTATGTGACAGCTGCGAGCACGCATATCGCAAAGCCGTTCGGTTTATTGATAACAAACTGCAGAGTGACAAGCGATGCCGCAGATGGAACGGTATACCTCGGGCGCCCATGGCATCCGGGAGGAGACCCCGACGCCATCGCCAGTGTGCTATATCACCGCTGCGATTTAGGCGCACACATCAAGCCTGAAGGATGGACGGATATGTCGGGCTTTTCTGCGGCCGATGCCAGATTGTACGAATACGGGAATACGGGTCCGGGTGCGATTTCGCATGAGGCCCGAAGGCAGCTTGCCGATCATGAGGCTGAGAAATGGACAATTGAAAACGTATTGGACGGCTGGAATCCTAAAGTTGAATCATAG
- a CDS encoding SDR family NAD(P)-dependent oxidoreductase — MDLKLKNKLVLVTGSTAGIGKATAEAFLAEGAEVIVNGRTEEKVQSVVDELSRHGNVHGIATDLSDPEESRALVEKTAEIGELDVLVNNMGFFEVKDFTDVTDEEWLKYFEVNVLSAVRLCRAFLPAMLKRNKGRVLNLASEAGIKPLPQMIPYSMTKTALISLSRGLAEMTKGTNVTVNSVLPGPTWTEGVANYMEGAAAQEKTDLDTFVKDYFKVNEPTSLIQRYAKPEEVASTIVYLASEKAAAINGSAQRVEGGIIRSI, encoded by the coding sequence ATGGATTTAAAGCTGAAAAACAAACTCGTGCTCGTAACGGGTTCTACTGCTGGTATTGGAAAAGCAACGGCGGAAGCCTTTTTGGCGGAAGGCGCCGAGGTCATCGTAAACGGACGGACAGAAGAAAAGGTCCAGTCGGTCGTTGATGAGCTTTCCCGGCACGGAAATGTTCACGGAATTGCCACTGATTTATCCGATCCTGAAGAAAGCAGGGCACTGGTCGAAAAAACCGCTGAAATCGGGGAGCTTGATGTCCTCGTCAATAATATGGGCTTCTTTGAAGTGAAGGATTTTACAGACGTGACAGACGAAGAGTGGCTCAAATATTTTGAAGTAAATGTTTTAAGCGCCGTTAGGCTTTGCCGCGCGTTTTTGCCGGCCATGCTGAAGCGGAATAAGGGAAGGGTTCTCAATTTGGCAAGCGAGGCCGGCATTAAACCGCTTCCGCAGATGATCCCTTATTCCATGACAAAAACCGCTTTGATCAGTTTGTCAAGAGGTTTGGCCGAAATGACAAAAGGGACAAATGTGACCGTCAACTCTGTTCTTCCGGGACCTACCTGGACGGAAGGCGTCGCCAATTATATGGAAGGTGCCGCCGCTCAGGAGAAAACCGATTTAGACACCTTTGTCAAAGATTATTTCAAAGTGAATGAGCCGACTTCTTTGATTCAGCGCTATGCAAAACCGGAAGAAGTGGCGAGTACGATCGTCTACCTCGCTTCCGAAAAAGCTGCGGCTATCAACGGTTCAGCTCAAAGAGTGGAGGGCGGAATCATCCGCTCGATTTAA
- the liaH gene encoding stress responsive protein LiaH, which yields MALKRIRDMFVASVNEGLDKLENPRVMLNQYVRDMESDIAKAKHTIVKQQTIEHSFKGKVEEAEKLAVKRRNQAQLAFDAGEEELAKKALSEMKYFEEKAAEYKDAHQHAKKQLAELKEQLETLEVKLRDIKDRKHALIARANAVKAKEHMNASFNKIDSESAYREFMRMENRIEEMETRVNSYAELSASSSSPFGRLEYAKEVEEELEKMRAKKTGLEKQTPAGNA from the coding sequence ATGGCTTTAAAAAGAATCAGAGACATGTTTGTCGCATCAGTAAATGAAGGATTGGATAAACTGGAGAACCCACGGGTGATGCTGAATCAATACGTACGCGACATGGAAAGCGATATCGCCAAGGCGAAGCATACCATCGTCAAGCAGCAGACAATTGAACATAGTTTTAAAGGAAAAGTGGAAGAAGCCGAAAAGCTTGCTGTCAAGCGAAGAAACCAGGCTCAGCTCGCTTTTGATGCGGGTGAAGAAGAACTTGCTAAAAAGGCGCTCTCAGAAATGAAGTATTTTGAAGAAAAAGCTGCTGAATACAAGGACGCTCACCAGCACGCGAAAAAGCAGCTTGCTGAATTAAAGGAACAGCTGGAGACACTTGAGGTTAAACTGCGCGATATCAAAGACCGAAAGCATGCGCTGATCGCCAGGGCAAACGCGGTGAAAGCGAAAGAACATATGAATGCATCATTTAATAAAATCGACAGCGAAAGCGCCTACCGGGAATTTATGAGAATGGAAAACCGGATTGAAGAGATGGAAACAAGGGTGAACAGCTATGCTGAATTATCAGCTTCATCAAGCAGCCCATTCGGCCGCCTTGAATATGCAAAAGAAGTGGAAGAAGAGCTGGAAAAAATGAGGGCTAAAAAGACAGGCTTGGAAAAGCAGACACCTGCGGGAAATGCATAA
- a CDS encoding cob(I)yrinic acid a,c-diamide adenosyltransferase: MKLYTKTGDRGKTSLIGGRADKDHLRVEAYGTLDEANSFIGLAQSYLKAEEALFHDILSELTAIQHELFDCGSDLAHVNVQEEGKLKAESITMLEERIDAYVEEAPQLTKFILPGGTEAASFLHAARTVIRRAERKIVALAKEEDIPPLALPYVNRLSDYLFAAARIVNHRLGEVDVEYERSADVFRTKKKS, translated from the coding sequence ATGAAACTCTATACAAAAACAGGCGATCGGGGAAAAACGAGTTTAATTGGCGGAAGGGCCGATAAAGATCATCTTAGAGTGGAAGCGTACGGCACACTGGATGAAGCAAACAGTTTCATCGGGCTGGCTCAGTCTTATTTAAAAGCAGAAGAGGCGCTCTTTCATGATATTTTGTCAGAGTTGACCGCCATCCAGCATGAGCTGTTCGACTGCGGCAGTGATTTGGCGCATGTCAATGTTCAGGAAGAAGGCAAGCTCAAGGCTGAATCAATCACCATGCTTGAAGAACGAATTGATGCCTATGTCGAGGAAGCGCCGCAGCTGACCAAGTTTATTCTTCCGGGCGGAACAGAAGCGGCATCATTTTTGCATGCGGCGAGAACGGTCATCAGAAGAGCTGAACGAAAGATTGTCGCTTTGGCCAAAGAAGAAGACATTCCGCCGCTTGCGCTGCCATACGTCAACCGGCTGTCCGATTATTTATTTGCGGCGGCGCGCATTGTCAATCACCGTCTCGGGGAAGTGGATGTCGAATATGAACGAAGCGCTGATGTATTCCGGACAAAGAAAAAATCATGA
- a CDS encoding SDR family NAD(P)-dependent oxidoreductase, producing MEFNQQTAIITGASRGIGRAIAELLADKGANVVINGTNEELLKSLCTQLNTERKCASYVAGDASLPETASLLIAEAKQRFGRIDILVNNAGVNLRKTTVDTSLEEWKRVIDLNLTGTFLMCQAVIPEMITQGGGKIVNMSSTTSKTPHHNASPAYGASKAGINYLTMHLAKELAEHRIHVNGVCPGPIETDMSKQWSEEYRAAVVERIPLKMLGSPEHVANVVAFLASDKSDFMTGETININGGTYMN from the coding sequence ATGGAATTTAATCAGCAAACGGCCATTATCACAGGTGCAAGCCGCGGCATCGGCAGAGCCATTGCGGAGTTGCTTGCGGATAAAGGGGCAAATGTCGTTATCAATGGGACAAACGAAGAATTGCTCAAGTCCCTGTGTACACAATTGAATACTGAGAGAAAGTGCGCTTCTTATGTTGCCGGTGATGCAAGTTTGCCAGAAACAGCCTCGCTTCTCATCGCTGAGGCAAAACAGCGGTTTGGGCGGATCGATATTTTGGTCAACAATGCCGGCGTTAATTTGCGCAAAACGACCGTTGATACGTCGCTTGAAGAATGGAAAAGAGTGATAGATTTGAATTTAACCGGCACCTTTCTCATGTGTCAGGCTGTCATCCCGGAAATGATCACGCAGGGCGGCGGAAAAATCGTGAACATGAGCTCTACGACGAGCAAAACACCGCATCACAATGCCTCTCCTGCTTACGGTGCATCGAAAGCAGGCATCAACTATTTAACGATGCATTTGGCAAAGGAGCTTGCTGAACACCGCATTCATGTCAACGGCGTCTGCCCGGGACCGATTGAAACGGATATGAGCAAGCAGTGGAGCGAGGAGTACCGCGCAGCAGTCGTCGAACGGATTCCGCTGAAAATGCTCGGCTCACCAGAGCATGTCGCAAACGTTGTCGCCTTTCTTGCCTCTGACAAATCTGACTTTATGACAGGCGAAACCATTAATATTAACGGCGGCACCTATATGAACTAA